TGGTCTTCCACAGCAGCCTAATCCACCTAGTGACTTAGCTTCATCTCTGACACCTATTTGTCTAAGCTCAATTCTAGTTCTAAAAATCGCAGCAAGGTCTTTTACAAGCTCTCTAAAATCTATTCTGCCTTCAGCTGTAAAATAAAAAATCAGCTTATTTCTATCAAAAGTATACTCAGTATCTATGAGATTCATATCAAGCTGGTGTACTACTATCTTTTCTTCACAAATCTTAAAAGCTTCCTCTGCAAGAGTTTTGTTTTCTAGGTTTCTTTGGATATCCTCTTCATTGGCAAGCCTAATAATAGGCTTAAGAGGTGCAATAATATCCGATTCCTCTACCTCTTTACCCGGTACTACTGCAATACCGTACTCCATTCCTCTAGCTGTTTCAACTATTACCTTTTCGTCTTGACTTATTTCTATATCAACTGGGTCAAAATAGTATATCTTCCCAGCTTTTTTAAATCTAACTCCTACAACTTTTATCACTTTATAACCTCCATTATATTAAAAAGCATCGCCTCACACGTCAAATTGTAATTACATCTACTAGATAGTTTTTTTCTAGTATCTTCTATTATATCAATAATTGTCAGAAGCTGAAAGTGGGTAAAAGAAGAAGCTAGTGTATCCACAAGTTCATTTTCTGCTATGCAATATGACAAATAATCGCTGCGTTCTTTAGTTATTAATATATCTCTCGTATAATCCATGAATGCATCTATGACTACATCAATATCATCTTTTTGATTTTTTAAGTCTTCCATATATTGAATTATACCTATTTCATTCTTTTCAATAAGGTTCTCAAAAAAACTCTCTATTTGTTCCTTTAGTGCCTTATCAATATCTAAAGCAGTATCCTCTGAAGGAAAATAGTACGATATGCATCTAGATCTAACCGTATCTAGCAACCCTCTTGCATTTTCACATATAAGTATAAACAGTACATCTGAAGGAGGCTCTTCCAAAGTTTTTAGAAAAGCATTCTGCATTACTGGAGTCATCTTCATAGCATCTTCAAATATATAGATTTTTTTTGATTTAAAAGGCTTTATGTAGCAATCTCTA
The sequence above is a segment of the Acetoanaerobium noterae genome. Coding sequences within it:
- a CDS encoding PSP1 domain-containing protein — its product is MIKVVGVRFKKAGKIYYFDPVDIEISQDEKVIVETARGMEYGIAVVPGKEVEESDIIAPLKPIIRLANEEDIQRNLENKTLAEEAFKICEEKIVVHQLDMNLIDTEYTFDRNKLIFYFTAEGRIDFRELVKDLAAIFRTRIELRQIGVRDEAKSLGGLGCCGRPLCCSTWLGEFQPVSIKMAKDQSLSLNPTKISGICGRLFCCLKYEHETYEGILEYMPEVGSIIKTPDGVGKVLDSQVLAEEVKVLMDNKDTVDIRKFKAHEVQILKKPKKTQDSNVHEVEKELKKLED
- a CDS encoding DNA polymerase III subunit delta', with translation MERNKLYKEIQDNLFYAASNQTLSHAFIFEGSKDSKKEIMATELSKRILDTEHLENCSDYFVVTNEKMNIETIRFINRDCYIKPFKSKKIYIFEDAMKMTPVMQNAFLKTLEEPPSDVLFILICENARGLLDTVRSRCISYYFPSEDTALDIDKALKEQIESFFENLIEKNEIGIIQYMEDLKNQKDDIDVVIDAFMDYTRDILITKERSDYLSYCIAENELVDTLASSFTHFQLLTIIDIIEDTRKKLSSRCNYNLTCEAMLFNIMEVIK